Proteins found in one Misgurnus anguillicaudatus chromosome 3, ASM2758022v2, whole genome shotgun sequence genomic segment:
- the LOC129445470 gene encoding uncharacterized protein, producing the protein MCLLSVLYLFLSLYCCPSAAVFLEKDEAHGVLSRIKRANSGWFEELKTGNLERECLEEKCSFEEAREVFEHTEATNEFWKNYNVQDHCKSNPCVNNGLCTNQNADFYTCLCTPGFSGRNCEQEIKAVPDSCLHDNGHCEHFCMDGDDRRNCSCADGYFLGSNEQSCLTHEAFPCGKVPLLQGGGSATDVQDDTRSRIVGGTECPKGHCPWQVLLKYGEKGFCGGVIFKPTWILTAAHCLDKLKVKFLKIVAGEHDIEVEEGTEQVIQVKEIIMHPKYVSETADSDIALLRLHNPITYSTYAVPVCLPLRDMAERELWAVNMHVVSGWGKRSEGGPTSRVLRRLKVPRIRTQECIEKSNVSLTNNMFCAGYIEGKKDSCKGDSGGPLVTQYRNTTFLLGIVSWGKGCARPGSYGIYTRISNYLQWIHEHTGIELQKQMFLAKDDASSLLQRVRRANSGFFEEMKGGNLERECLEEVCDYEEAREVFEDETRTKQFWLSYSAKKPCLTNPCKNNGTCIYLDDRYYCLCMEGFEGKYCEKGFEETLKCQYVNGGCEQFCDGSGPRRKCSCAVGYALAADGTSCVAQVEHPCGKVPLQNNTIYSHKQFAGGFHCPRGHCPWQVLINYNGENLCGGALLEDRWVITAAHCVDKRDMKHMKVVTGDHDLDVSDGSEEAHDVTLKVIHENYDSVSLDNDLALLQLSKKPELSAYAVPVCLPTPQLAQSELAAVRFHSVSGWGKRTLGGNSHPSKGLKAPSSPILQRLAVPVLSPSECALKSGLNITANIFCAGYLEGSHESCRGNDGSPLVTQYHGTAFLTGIVTWGKGCNQPGYYSIYTKVSNFLKWIDVSMKTPMDQLSDIVRGPAASGAPIEQSIQK; encoded by the exons ATGTGTCTTCTGTCTGTGTTATATCTGTTCCTGAGTCTCTACTGCTGTCCTTCAGCTGCAG TATTTTTGGAGAAAGACGAAGCTCACGGAGTCTTGAGTCGCATCAAACGGGCGAACTCGGGCTGGTTTGAGGAGCTGAAGACGGGTAATCTGGAGAGGGAGTGTCTGGAGGAGAAATGCTCCTTTGAGGAGGCGCGGGAGGTTTTTGAACACACGGAGGCTACA AACGAGTTCTGGAAAAACTACAATG TTCAAGATCACTGTAAATCAAACCCATGTGTAAACAACGGCCTCTGCACGAACCAGAACGCCGATTTCTACACGTGTTTGTGTACGCCGGGATTCAGTGGTCGTAACTGTGAGCAGG AAATTAAAGCCGTTCCTGATTCTTGTCTACATGATAATGGCCACTGTGAGCACTTCTGTATGGACGGAGACGATCGGAGAAACTGTTCATGTGCTGACGGATATTTCTTAGGATCAAACGAACAGAGCTGTCTGACGCACG aAGCGTTTCCGTGTGGAAAGGTTCCACTCCTTCAGGGTGGTGGCAGTGCTACAGACGTTCAGGACGACACAAGATCTCGTATCGTCGGTGGAACCGAATGTCCAAAAGGTCACTGTCCGTGGCAG GTGTTACTGAAGTACGGTGAGAAGGGTTTCTGTGGTGGTGTGATCTTTAAACCCACCTGGATTCTCACAGCTGCTCACTGTCTGGATAAACTCAAAGTCAAGTTTCTCAAGATAGTCGCAG GAGAGCATGACATCGAGGTTGAGGAGGGCACCGAACAGGTCATTCAGGTTAAGGAGATCATCATGCACCCCAAATACGTTTCAGAGACTGCTGACAGTGATATCGCATTACTGCGTCTGCACAACCCCATCACCTACAGCACATACGCCGTCCCAGTTTGTCTGCCTCTACGAGACATGGCCGAGCGCGAGCTGTGGGCCGTTAACATGCACGTGGTCAGCGGTTGGGGGAAACGCAGCGAGGGCGGACCTACCTCACGAGTACTGCGTCGTCTGAAGGTTCCCCGTATTCGCACACAGGAGTGTATCGAGAAAAGCAACGTGTCGCTCACCAATAACATGTTCTGTGCCGGTTACATCGAGGGTAAAAAGGACTCGTGTAAAGGGGACAGTGGAGGTCCGCTGGTGACCCAATATAGAAACACTACATTTCTGTTGGGCATTGTGAGTTGGGGTAAAGGATGTGCCCGCCCGGGCTCTTATGGTATTTATACACGTATCTCCAACTATCTGCAATGGATCCATGAACATACTGGGATCGAGCTTCAAAAGCAAA TGTTTCTGGCTAAAGATGACGCCAGCTCGCTCCTACAGCGCGTCAGGCGCGCCAACTCCGGCTTCTTTGAGGAGATGAAGGGCGGGAATCTCGAGCGCGAGTGCCTTGAAGAAGTCTGTGACTATGAGGAAGCGCGCGAGGTGTTCGAGGACGAAACGAGGACG AAGCAGTTTTGGTTGAGTTATTCTG CAAAGAAGCCATGCTTGACCAATCCATGCAAGAACAACGGCACATGCATCTATCTGGACGACAGGTATTACTGTCTGTGTATGGAGGGCTTTGAGGGCAAATACTGTGAAAAGG GGTTTGAGGAGACACTGAAGTGTCAGTATGTTAATGGAGGTTGTGAGCAGTTCTGTGACGGTTCCGGTCCGAGGCGTAAGTGCAGCTGTGCCGTAGGTTACGCTCTGGCAGCCGACGGGACGTCTTGTGTTGCTCAAG TGGAACATCCGTGTGGAAAGGTGCCGCTTCAGAACAACACCATTTATTCTCATAAACAGTTTGCAGGTGGATTTCACTGTCCACGCGGTCACTGTCCTTGGCAG GTGTTGATAAATTATAATGGTGAGAATCTGTGCGGTGGTGCTCTTCTGGAGGACCGTTGGGTCATAACAGCCGCTCATTGTGTTGATAAGAGAGATATGAAGCATATGAAGGTTGTTACAG GTGATCACGACCTGGATGTGTCGGACGGCTCAGAAGAGGCACATGATGTCACTCTAAAAGTTATTCATGAGAACTACGACTCGGTCTCACTGGACAACGATTTGGCCCTCCTGCAACTAAGTAAAAAACCAGAACTCTCTGCTTACGCCGTGCCCGTTTGTCTGCCGACGCCACAGCTGGCACAGAGCGAACTCGCCGCTGTCCGTTTTCACAGCGTCAGCGGGTGGGGCAAACGCACTTTAGGAGGCAACAGCCATCCGTCGAAAGGTCTCAAAGCCCCATCCAGTCCCATCCTGCAGAGGCTGGCCGTCCCTGTGTTGTCTCCAAGCGAGTGTGCGCTAAAGAGTGGCCTGAACATCACTGCAAACATCTTCTGTGCTGGTTATCTTGAAGGCAGTCATGAATCCTGCAGAGGAAACGACGGCAGTCCACTCGTCACACAGTACCACGGCACGGCTTTCCTGACGGGGATTGTGACGTGGGGTAAAGGCTGTAATCAGCCCGGGTATTACAGCATTTACACTAAAGTGTCAAACTTCTTGAAATGGATTGATGTGTCTATGAAAACCCCGATGGATCAGTTGAGTGATATCGTGCGGGGTCCAGCTGCGTCTGGAGCGCCTATTGAACAATCCATTCAGAAATAA
- the LOC129445168 gene encoding coagulation factor VII, with amino-acid sequence MESNLKRPKLSHMIVILLAIPAYFALPNVFLQQSDANRLLTHRFRRANSFLEELKLGDLERECLEEICSYEEAREIFSVPDQLKDFWKRYTEVDWCESGPCQNNGTCVSQVNTYICICPVKFEGRNCDKEKSAPNSYSCLYKNGGCDHFCTQISESTRQCECAPGYRLQTDNITCVPEDSFACGRVVVHVTVGPRVVKGDVCPKGQCPWQALLEYKGEYKCGAVIFDSRWIITAAHCVWGRDRSLLRVTVGEHIRSKNEGTEQIREVSKVLIHPLYNHSITDSDIALLRLRSPITLGPYALPVCLPPANGTFTHTLGSILKSTVSGWGHMSQSGPPSDVLQKLDVPRVSLDECRTQPDLKITRNMLCAGYKGGEGDSCQGDSGGPLVTCYKNTWFLTGIVSWGKGCARTGYYGVYTRVSIFVDWIVKSVAAT; translated from the exons ATGGAGTCAAACCTGAAAAGACCGAAGCTCTCGCACATGATTGTGATTCTGCTCGCTATCCCAGCGTACTTTGCGCTTCCAAACG TGTTCCTGCAGCAGTCTGATGCCAATCGTCTCTTAACACATCGTTTCCGGCGTGCAAACTCATTCCTGGAGGAGTTGAAGCTGGGAGATCTGGAGAGAGAGTGTCTGGAGGAGATCTGCTCCTATGAGGAGGCCAGAGAGATCTTCAGTGTCCCTGACCAACTG AAGGACTTCTGGAAGAGATATACCG AAGTGGATTGGTGTGAGTCAGGACCTTGTCAGAACAATGGCACGTGTGTTTCTCAGGTGAACACGTATATCTGTATATGTCCAGTAAAGTTCGAGGGGAGGAACTGTGACAAAG AAAAGTCTGCACCCAATTCCTATAGCTGTTTGTACAAGAACGGCGGCTGTGATCATTTCTGTACTCAGATCAGTGAATCGACGCGTCAGTGTGAGTGTGCACCCGGTTACAGATTGCAAACGGACAACATCACCTGTGTGCCTGAAG ATAGTTTTGCGTGTGGCAGGGTGGTGGTGCACGTGACTGTAGGTCCGAGGGTTGTAAAGGGAGATGTGTGTCCTAAAGGACAGTGTCCATGGCAG GCTTTACTAGAGTACAAAGGAGAATATAAATGTGGTGCTGTTATTTTTGATTCTCGGTGGATTATCACAGCAGCTCACTGTGTTTGGGGAAGAGATCGGTCTCTTCTACGAGTGACAGTCG GTGAACACATCCGTTCCAAAAATGAAGGCACGGAGCAGATAAGGGAAGTGTCTAAAGTGTTGATTCACCCGCTGTACAATCACTCCATCACCGATTCTGACATCGCTCTTCTGCGTCTGCGCAGTCCCATAACGCTCGGCCCTTACGCTCTTCCTGTATGTCTGCCACCTGCGAACGGCACATTCACTCACACTTTAGGGTCCATCCTTAAGTCCACCGTCAGTGGGTGGGGTCACATGTCTCAGTCTGGACCTCCATCGGATGTTCTTCAAAAGTTAGATGTGCCAAGGGTCTCTTTAGACGAATGTAGGACGCAGCCGGATCTGAAGATCACCAGGAATATGTTGTGTGCCGGGTATAAAGGAGGAGAGGGTGACTCTTGTCAGGGCGACAGCGGAGGACCTCTGGTTACTTGTTATAAAAACACCTGGTTTCTGACTGGTATCGTGAGTTGGGGTAAAGGTTGCGCGCGCACTGGTTACTATGGTGTCTACACAAGGGTGTCCATCTTTGTGGATTGGATCGTGAAGAGCGTGGCTGCCACATAG
- the setdb2 gene encoding histone-lysine N-methyltransferase SETDB2, which translates to MQMDTESARNFWEEVDVDDVFDKLLDLLEHLREAITTNTASDRDYVKAMKIVHESEVNVLKNDNIEEVLIDEDILTVTVSESQCSPDRLRNGVMTEDLLSRHSNDVDSSSDSQMSSASRNEALCSRDPTALMSPLSFSSEDLGSPIPLNYQPHDCGPACVPPLPAHSYHFLGQNPLRVPMLCKFQRHRDLTHPSTEQEDESDSQDLDVFYKAPCGRSLCSMDDVLHFLLQSDTLGLLQLDNFTFNPQIVPEHQTQRPDAHSVVFERDLSHGIEPVPVSLCNEVDELRPKEFRYRKERWPHGCFLGRLPFFSACCDCTDGCADVQNCACLQLSVTAGTGDRKHQSYEHMRLHAPVKSGLFECGPWCSCERGRCQNRVVQRGLRVRLQVFRTLDRGWAVRCQDDLDQGTFVCIYAGVVLRQEQNVEPVALKTKEPPMSDDDVEVVDEWTFPKENPTEPSDRSPPLYVPVIQRPADQTGPSPSQQRRHARHKAISSPDCSETENEDVLSKKPRLIESNGHSDEAETASSDEDVYYLNASTEGNVARFINHSCEPNLFVQNVFVDTHDPKFPLIAFFTNRTIKAGSELTWNYSYTIGRHPDHEVSCRCGNRTCQEFII; encoded by the exons ATGCAGATGGACACGG AGAGCGCGAGAAACTTCTGGGAGGAGGTGGATGTTGATGATGTGTTTGATAAACTGTTGGATTTACTGGAACACCTAAGAGAAGCAATCACAACAAACACAGCATCAGACAgag ATTATGTAAAGGCAATGAAGATTGTTCATgaatctgaagtgaatgttttgAAGAATGATAACATTGAAGAGGTTCTTATCGATGAAG ATATACTGACGGTCACTGTCTCAGAGTCTCAATGTTCTCCTGATAGATTGAGGAACGGTGTTATGACTGAGGATCTTCTCTCACG GCACTCAAATGATGTGGACTCGAGCTCAGACAGTCAGATGTCATCGGCCAGTAGAAACGAAGCTCTGTGTTCACGTGACCCGACGGCGCTGATGTCTCCTCTGAGCTTCTCTTCTGAGGATCTCGGTTCCCCCATCCCACTAAACTACCAACCGCACGACTGCGGCCCGGCGTGTGTCCCGCCGCTGCCCGCTCACTCCTATCACTTCCTGGGGCAGAACCCGCTCAGAGTGCCCATGCTGTGCAAGTTTCAGCGCCACCGCGACCTGACTCACCCATCCACAGAGCAGGAGGATGAGTCCGACTCTCAGGATTTAGACGTCTTTTATAAAGCGCCGTGCGGACGGAGTCTCTGCTCGATGGATGACGTTCTTCATTTCCTGCTCCAGTCTGACACCTTGGGTCTCCTCCAGCTGGACAATTTCACTTTCAATCCACAGATCGTTCCAGAACATCAGACGCAGCGGCCTGACGCTCACTCGGTTGTGTTCGAACGAGACCTCAGCCACGGGATCGAGCCGGTTCCCGTTTCTCTCTGTAACGAAGTCGACGAGCTTCGGCCCAAAGAGTTTCGTTATCGTAAGGAGCGCTGGCCTCACGGCTGCTTCCTCGGCCGACTTCCGTTCTTCTCGGCTTGCTGCGACTGCACGGACGGCTGCGCAGATGTCCAGAACTGTGCTTGCCTTCAGCTGTCTGTCACAGCAGGAACCGGTGATCGTAAACATCAATCATACGAACACATGCGACTCCACGCGCCTGTGAAATCTGG GTTATTCGAATGCGGCCCGTGGTGCAGCTGTGAACGCGGTCGCTGTCAGAATCGTGTGGTACAGAGAGGACTGCGTGTGCGTCTGCAGGTTTTTCGTACCCTTGACCGCGGCTGGGCCGTTCGATGCCAAGATGACCTGGACCAGGGAACTTTCGTTTGTATTTATGCAG GTGTGGTCCTCAGACAAGAGCAGAACGTTGAACCGGTCGCTCTGAAGACGAAAGAGCCACCGATGTCTGATGATGATGTGGAGGTGGTGGACGAATGGACTTTTCCCAAAGAGAACCCAACAGAACCATCCGACCGCTCACCTCCGCTGTATGTTCCTGTTATTCAGAGACCTGCGGATCAGACCGGACCGAGTCCAAGTCAACAGAGACGACACGCTCGCCACAAG GCGATCTCCTCTCCAGACTGCAGTGAAACGG AGAATGAAGATGTGTTGAGTAAGAAGCCCAGATTAATCGAGTCAAATGGACACAGTGATGAAGCAGAGACGGCGTCCTCTGATGAAGATGTGTATTATCTCAATGCATCTACTGAGGGAAATGTGGCCAGATTTATCAAT CACAGCTGTGAGCCTAACCTGTTTGTCCAGAATGTCTTTGTTGATACACACGATCCAAAATTCCCACTCATTGCCTTCTTTACAAACAG gACGATTAAAGCTGGAAGTGAATTGACCTGGAATTATTCCTACACAATAGGACGTCATCCAGATCACGAGGTGTCCTGCCGCTGCGGTAACAGAACCTGTCAAGAGTTCATCATCTGA
- the LOC129445171 gene encoding uncharacterized protein — translation MQSCVTADLQTDTQQMTSFTMCQARGTVMNALWGMCAGDAMSMPVHWYYNTSDIPRDFSGWISGLNAPRERHPSSILTLSNAAGSGRKAGSSGTRSPVVGKIILHDKLKFWLDQSGSVHYHQGLQAGENTLNTLCALRAIRVLIRGQFRSVADADARAAVLSDYVKFMTSPGSHDDTYAESFHRSFFSDWQELRPTSPREVLEFAEQRSKRMLYASFPDSQLNAIGCLPMAIPFVLLSANEEEAVSAAVEFVNLTHPHPNLKKFVSLYARVLYATLNGACLKRQAETALKSPELDAWHTCQYFIERAERYPSSSEERLQVHQSAVASLGLACYMQGALSSLFYLAYSFHNDVTEGILTNTNCGGENCNRGAALGALLGARTAFVGSSVPQRWKDGLRNAKEQISEILDDL, via the exons ATGCAGAGTTGTGTAACAGCTGAtctacagacagacacacagcaGATGACATCGTTTACA ATGTGTCAGGCGCGTGGTACAGTCATGAACGCGCTGTGGGGAATGTGTGCGGGAGATGCAATGTCGATGCCCGTTCACTGGTACTACAACACGAGCGACATCCCGCGAGACTTCAGTGGATGGATCAGCGGTCTGAACGCGCCGCGGGAGCGCCACCCATCCAGCATCCTCACGCTTTCTAACGCAG CTGGCAGTGGACGCAAAGCCGGGTCATCTGGTACCAGATCTCCAGTGGTGGGCAAGATCATACTGCATGATAAACTCAAGTTCTGGTTGGATCAAAGTGGATCAGTACATTATCATCAAG GTCTCCAGGCCGGTGAGAACACATTGAACACACTCTGTGCTCTGAGAGCGATCCGGGTTCTGATCAGAGGTCAGTTCAGAAGTGTGGCGGACGCAGACGCTCGTGCCGCCGTTCTGTCCGACTACGTAAAGTTCATGACGAGTCCCGGCTCACACGATGACACGTATGCAGAATCTTTCCATAGATCTTTCTTCTCTGATTGGCAGGAACTCAGACCCACATCACCAAGAGAG GTTCTGGAGTTTGCGGAGCAGCGGTCCAAACGCATGTTATACGCATCATTTCCTGACAGTCAGTTAAATGCTATTGGTTGTCTCCCCATGGCTATTCCATTTGTCCTTCTGTCAGCCAATGAGGAGGAAGCA GTCTCAGCTGCAGTGGAGTTTGTGAATCTCACTCATCCTCATCCAAATCTGAAGAAGTTTGTGTCCCTGTACGCCCGCGTGCTGTATGCCACACTGAACGGAGCGTGTCTGAAACGTCAGGCGGAGACGGCCCTGAAATCACCGGAGCTGGATGCATGGCACACGTGTCAATACTTCATAGAGAGAGCAGAGAG GTATCCCAGCTCATCAGAGGAACGTCTGCAGGTTCATCAGAGCGCCGTGGCATCCCTCGGTCTCGCCTGCTATATGCAAG GAGCTCTGAGTAGTTTGTTTTACCTGGCGTACTCCTTTCATAATGATGTGACAGAGGGGATCCTGACCAACACCAACTGTGGAG GTGAGAACTGTAACAGAGGAGCCGCATTAGGAGCTCTGCTGGGCGCCAGGACGGCGTTTGTCGGCTCATCCGTTCCTCAGAGGTGGAAAGATGGGCTGAGAAATGCAAAGGAGCAAATCTCTGAAATCCTGGATGATCTATAA